A stretch of Aerococcus urinaehominis DNA encodes these proteins:
- a CDS encoding AzlC family ABC transporter permease has translation MQLFLSGCKKALPVAIGYLPIGLACGLLLFQAGFSLGQIALMSILVLSGASQFMLAGLVSQGLGTWEIMLILLALHLRSIVLTSTQAAYYQGVSNWQMALLGFAVTDESFAVNMTQLELAHEKPGQTWTYTQALAVNLTSQLAWLVATWLGGLTALWGGLTLPTDILNYVLTAMFIGLLVMQVKTRAQVSLVAFTSILVVTLMVIFDHSLVIVAAALASAYLAFHYLDRRRGVRHE, from the coding sequence ATGCAATTATTTTTATCGGGCTGTAAAAAGGCCTTGCCGGTAGCGATTGGCTACCTACCGATTGGGCTGGCTTGTGGCCTACTTTTATTCCAGGCTGGATTTAGTTTGGGGCAGATTGCTTTAATGTCGATTTTGGTGCTTTCAGGCGCCTCCCAGTTTATGCTGGCCGGTCTGGTGAGCCAGGGTTTGGGCACCTGGGAAATTATGCTAATCCTTCTGGCCCTCCACTTACGGTCAATTGTCCTGACTTCAACCCAGGCTGCTTATTACCAAGGTGTCAGCAATTGGCAGATGGCCCTTTTAGGTTTTGCGGTAACTGATGAAAGCTTTGCCGTCAATATGACCCAACTGGAACTAGCCCATGAAAAGCCGGGCCAAACTTGGACCTATACCCAGGCCCTGGCCGTCAACCTGACCAGTCAACTCGCCTGGCTTGTTGCCACTTGGCTAGGCGGTTTGACGGCCTTGTGGGGTGGCTTAACCCTACCGACCGACATCTTGAATTATGTGTTGACTGCGATGTTTATCGGCCTCTTGGTGATGCAGGTTAAAACCCGGGCCCAGGTGTCGCTCGTCGCCTTTACCAGTATTTTGGTGGTGACTCTGATGGTTATTTTTGACCATAGTCTGGTGATAGTAGCCGCGGCGCTAGCATCTGCCTACCTGGCCTTTCATTATCTAGATAGAAGGAGGGGGGTACGTCATGAATAA
- a CDS encoding AzlD domain-containing protein: MNKWWLIIILGSLTSLMRIVPALMVNRGPLNPSLRQFMAYIPLTIFTCLVATDLFFWQGDLALNPLVNLKLIPGLVAGLVAYYRKDIMATMVAGTLAFAVCYYLLG, translated from the coding sequence ATGAATAAGTGGTGGCTGATTATCATTTTAGGTAGTTTGACCAGTTTGATGCGGATTGTGCCGGCTCTCATGGTAAACCGTGGGCCACTCAATCCCAGCCTGCGTCAATTTATGGCCTACATTCCCTTGACTATATTCACTTGTCTGGTGGCTACTGACCTCTTCTTCTGGCAAGGGGACTTAGCCTTAAACCCCTTGGTTAATCTCAAGCTAATCCCTGGTCTGGTGGCTGGGCTAGTGGCCTACTATCGTAAGGATATTATGGCTACTATGGTCGCTGGCACCCTAGCTTTTGCGGTTTGTTACTATCTGTTAGGTTGA
- a CDS encoding IS256 family transposase has protein sequence MAQLNITLNLEEITEAVLNSDMDQMMKSLTVTIFNAYMQAEREEFINAKRYERTDDRKDYRNGSYKRNFKTKVGTVELDVPRTQSGEFDTKLFDKYQRMDKAFVAVLTEMYINGVSTRRIKKVVETLCGEGVSKSFVSSVNKNLDPAVFEFKGRSLTHTNFRYVYVDAMYIKVRENHRSVSKGVYIAQGINDDNRREIIGFMIADNESEENWKNFFLDLKARGLTKPTLIISDAHKGLKSAISNQFLGTTWQRCTVHFLRNILAHFPKKDCSHERSLLKRIFNADSQQRARELKFEFVEYVSGNEKYDKAVNTLEEGFEDAIPYLLEPTPYRVSLKTTNSLERLNREIRRREKVVGLFPNIEAAERLIGSVLLDLHEYWETCPHKFFNNIV, from the coding sequence ATGGCTCAACTAAATATTACCCTAAACTTAGAAGAAATTACAGAGGCAGTTCTAAACAGTGATATGGATCAGATGATGAAGTCCCTAACTGTAACCATCTTTAATGCCTATATGCAAGCAGAGCGTGAGGAATTTATTAATGCTAAGCGCTATGAGCGCACAGATGACCGGAAAGATTATCGTAATGGCTCCTATAAAAGAAACTTTAAAACAAAGGTAGGGACTGTTGAACTGGATGTCCCTCGGACACAATCAGGAGAATTTGATACCAAGCTATTCGATAAATATCAACGTATGGACAAGGCCTTTGTGGCTGTTTTAACCGAAATGTATATTAATGGGGTCTCAACACGCCGTATTAAGAAGGTTGTTGAAACACTCTGTGGCGAAGGTGTTTCTAAATCATTTGTCTCTTCAGTAAATAAAAACTTGGACCCTGCTGTTTTCGAATTTAAAGGGCGTTCCCTAACACATACGAATTTTCGATATGTTTATGTCGATGCCATGTATATTAAAGTTCGCGAAAACCATCGTTCTGTCTCTAAAGGTGTTTATATTGCTCAGGGTATTAACGATGATAATCGTCGCGAAATTATCGGCTTTATGATTGCTGATAATGAATCAGAAGAAAACTGGAAGAACTTCTTCCTTGATTTAAAGGCCAGAGGCCTAACTAAACCAACATTAATTATATCTGACGCCCACAAGGGACTAAAATCAGCGATTAGTAATCAATTTTTAGGCACTACCTGGCAACGGTGTACGGTTCATTTTCTACGTAATATTTTAGCTCATTTTCCAAAAAAGGATTGCAGTCATGAGAGAAGTCTTCTAAAGAGAATATTTAATGCTGATAGTCAACAAAGAGCGCGAGAGTTAAAATTTGAATTTGTAGAATACGTTAGTGGCAATGAGAAATATGACAAAGCTGTTAATACGCTAGAGGAAGGCTTCGAAGATGCTATCCCATACTTATTAGAACCCACACCTTATCGCGTTTCACTGAAAACAACTAACAGTCTAGAAAGGCTAAATCGAGAAATTAGAAGAAGAGAGAAAGTTGTCGGCCTCTTTCCTAATATAGAGGCTGCGGAGCGACTTATAGGAAGTGTATTGCTTGATTTGCATGAATATTGGGAGACATGTCCTCATAAATTCTTTAATAACATAGTCTAA
- the fni gene encoding type 2 isopentenyl-diphosphate Delta-isomerase: MSIQSQRKDDHVRHADSQYQTNPTDFAALDFVHQSIPRLNVADIDISTRLLGHELASPFYINAMTGGSEWTKQINRMFAELAHETGLAMAAGSLSIAIKDPSTADSFKVIRQANPDGFVLANLGANHNLENAKRAVDILEANALQIHLNTPQEVVMPEGDRDFRPYYDHIQEIVAGLDVPVLVKEVGFGMARETMETLADLGVQAIDVSGRGGTNFALIENARRSETFDMSYLANWGQSTLVSLLEAQDLMATGQVDIVSSGGIKNPLDMVKALALGAKATAMSGFFLHQVLNQPLADCIQTVRDYQDQLRLIMALVNAPDIASLSQTDLVVTGYPAQWAQARGIDINRLANRSQAGR, from the coding sequence ATGTCCATTCAAAGCCAAAGAAAAGATGACCACGTCCGCCATGCTGATAGCCAATACCAAACTAATCCCACTGATTTTGCAGCCCTAGACTTTGTCCACCAATCCATCCCCCGCCTCAATGTGGCTGATATTGATATCTCCACCCGGCTTTTAGGTCATGAGCTAGCCAGTCCCTTCTATATCAATGCCATGACGGGGGGCTCAGAATGGACCAAGCAGATTAATCGGATGTTTGCCGAGCTGGCTCATGAAACCGGCTTGGCCATGGCAGCCGGTTCGCTCTCAATTGCCATTAAAGATCCTAGCACGGCTGACTCCTTTAAGGTCATCCGCCAGGCTAACCCAGATGGCTTTGTCCTGGCCAACCTAGGCGCCAACCACAATTTGGAAAATGCCAAACGGGCTGTCGATATCCTAGAGGCCAATGCCCTGCAAATCCACCTCAACACCCCCCAAGAAGTAGTCATGCCCGAGGGCGACCGCGACTTCCGGCCCTATTATGACCATATCCAAGAAATTGTGGCCGGCCTGGATGTGCCAGTTTTGGTTAAGGAAGTTGGCTTTGGCATGGCCCGCGAAACCATGGAAACGCTAGCTGACCTGGGCGTCCAGGCCATCGATGTGTCAGGCCGAGGCGGAACCAACTTTGCCCTGATTGAAAACGCCCGTCGCAGCGAGACCTTTGATATGTCCTACTTGGCCAACTGGGGCCAGTCTACCCTGGTATCCCTATTAGAGGCTCAGGATTTGATGGCGACCGGCCAAGTTGATATCGTCTCCTCAGGTGGCATTAAAAACCCGCTCGACATGGTCAAGGCCCTGGCCCTAGGTGCCAAAGCTACCGCCATGTCCGGCTTCTTCCTCCACCAGGTCCTCAACCAGCCCCTGGCCGACTGCATCCAAACTGTCCGGGACTATCAAGACCAACTGCGCCTGATTATGGCCCTGGTCAATGCCCCTGATATCGCCAGCCTTAGTCAAACCGACCTAGTGGTCACCGGCTACCCTGCCCAGTGGGCCCAAGCCCGTGGCATAGATATTAACAGGTTGGCTAATCGCAGCCAGGCTGGCAGATAA
- a CDS encoding phosphomevalonate kinase — protein MPSQTVTSRVPGKLYLAGEYAVVANHQPALVTAVDAFLAVTAKKSQAELGVLTTNLADHPFMWFADADGHIVSNSPHAESFDLIWQAIEVASRYCLTKAGLEPADRLVFNLDIKSQLDSPDGQKYGLGSSGAVTLAVLDAVLQLYGVDSELSFADRALVLYKLGVISQTKLGLKGSFGDLAASARTGVVYYRSFDRAWFADQAMTTGPEIADLVASYWPLLTIDQLALPANWQLSLVWTQEEASTETQINHANRLNRDAIHKNFLNYSRKQVDSLQAAWQGEDFDQVCHYLAKNRETISFYTKQIGKAYETDRLKLALEIADDFSGQAKISGAGAGDCAYLLCQSAQVDQAVKQAWQQAGLTTLDYNFYQAKED, from the coding sequence ATGCCCAGTCAAACCGTAACTAGCCGGGTGCCCGGCAAACTCTATTTAGCTGGTGAGTATGCCGTTGTTGCCAACCACCAGCCCGCCCTGGTCACAGCGGTCGATGCCTTTTTAGCCGTAACCGCCAAGAAAAGCCAGGCTGAGCTGGGCGTTTTGACCACCAATTTAGCCGACCACCCCTTTATGTGGTTTGCGGATGCGGATGGCCATATTGTCTCCAACAGCCCCCATGCCGAATCCTTTGATTTAATTTGGCAGGCCATTGAAGTGGCCAGCCGCTACTGCCTAACCAAGGCTGGCCTGGAGCCAGCTGACCGTTTAGTCTTTAACCTGGATATTAAAAGCCAATTAGACAGCCCGGACGGTCAAAAGTACGGGCTAGGTTCATCCGGCGCGGTTACCCTGGCTGTTTTGGACGCTGTCCTGCAATTGTACGGGGTTGACAGCGAACTGAGCTTTGCTGACCGGGCCTTGGTCCTCTACAAGTTGGGTGTCATTAGCCAGACCAAGCTGGGCCTCAAGGGGTCCTTTGGCGACCTGGCTGCTTCGGCCCGAACTGGGGTGGTCTACTACCGGTCCTTTGACCGGGCTTGGTTTGCTGACCAGGCCATGACCACCGGCCCCGAAATTGCTGATTTGGTGGCTAGCTACTGGCCCCTCTTGACCATTGACCAATTAGCCCTGCCGGCCAATTGGCAGTTGAGCCTGGTTTGGACCCAGGAAGAGGCCTCCACTGAAACCCAAATCAACCACGCCAACCGGCTTAACCGCGACGCCATCCACAAGAACTTTCTAAATTATTCCCGCAAGCAGGTTGACAGTTTACAGGCAGCTTGGCAAGGCGAAGACTTTGACCAAGTCTGCCACTACCTGGCCAAAAACCGGGAGACCATTAGCTTTTACACCAAGCAAATCGGCAAGGCCTACGAGACTGACCGCTTAAAACTAGCCTTAGAAATTGCTGACGATTTTTCGGGCCAGGCCAAGATTTCTGGTGCCGGAGCAGGTGACTGTGCCTACCTGCTCTGCCAGTCTGCCCAGGTTGACCAGGCTGTTAAGCAAGCCTGGCAACAAGCGGGCTTGACCACCCTTGACTATAATTTTTACCAAGCAAAGGAAGATTAA